The Niastella koreensis GR20-10 genome includes a window with the following:
- a CDS encoding DUF1835 domain-containing protein — MIHIVFNEPDVDVLKKAIELDETLQGDVLLIKDDYAVGPIKNIYEEEGIEARKQWWREVLAGGDYDGKVDMFEVDDMQVVVDLIVKLALNIDEKVYIWAAQNKHDVSGYYWLMSQLKDFQGRLFILYLNNLPFINEKGLIFYPEWLSQIPPKEFLKAKKLARPITLSEFEVDPDEWTRLQNEEKGVRLLEGGKKLGQKDYDFYDDELKKYITNDWQKASRIINNMLNKSKQTTGDAYLLWRLKQMIAAGSYDVQGELKGMKDFEVKGKSVQAAPVTEEAPQ; from the coding sequence ATGATTCATATAGTTTTTAACGAGCCGGATGTTGACGTGCTGAAGAAAGCCATCGAGCTCGATGAAACATTACAGGGCGATGTGCTCCTGATAAAAGACGATTATGCCGTAGGTCCAATTAAGAATATATATGAGGAAGAAGGCATAGAAGCGCGCAAACAATGGTGGCGCGAGGTGCTGGCCGGTGGCGATTATGACGGGAAGGTTGACATGTTTGAGGTAGACGATATGCAGGTGGTGGTTGACCTGATCGTAAAACTGGCGCTTAATATCGATGAAAAAGTATACATATGGGCTGCACAGAATAAACATGATGTAAGCGGTTATTACTGGCTCATGAGCCAATTGAAGGATTTTCAGGGCAGGTTATTTATTCTGTACCTGAACAACCTGCCTTTCATCAATGAAAAGGGTTTGATCTTCTATCCCGAATGGCTGAGCCAGATTCCGCCCAAAGAATTTTTGAAGGCCAAGAAATTAGCACGCCCCATTACGCTGAGCGAATTTGAAGTAGACCCCGATGAATGGACGCGTTTGCAGAATGAAGAGAAAGGCGTTCGACTGCTGGAAGGTGGTAAGAAATTAGGGCAGAAGGACTATGATTTTTATGATGATGAATTGAAGAAATACATCACCAACGACTGGCAAAAGGCCAGCAGGATCATCAACAACATGCTGAACAAAAGCAAGCAAACAACAGGCGATGCGTATCTGTTGTGGCGCCTGAAACAGATGATAGCCGCCGGCAGTTATGATGTACAGGGCGAGCTGAAGGGGATGAAGGATTTTGAGGTAAAGGGTAAATCAGTTCAGGCAGCGCCGGTAACAGAAGAAGCACCTCAATAA
- a CDS encoding DUF4260 domain-containing protein, whose product MKRTIALEEAAMFGLSIFLFGKLSFAWWWYLVLILTPDFSALGYLVNTRIGAISYNFFHHKAVAIIVYIAGFYLNNEVVQLIGLILFGHSSMDRMLGYGLKYPDSFQNTHLGMIGKKSK is encoded by the coding sequence ATGAAAAGAACAATAGCCCTGGAAGAAGCAGCAATGTTTGGCCTGAGTATTTTCCTTTTTGGGAAATTATCTTTTGCCTGGTGGTGGTACCTGGTGCTTATTCTTACACCTGATTTTAGTGCGTTGGGGTATTTGGTAAATACACGTATTGGCGCCATATCGTACAACTTCTTTCATCATAAGGCGGTTGCCATCATAGTGTATATTGCCGGATTTTATTTGAATAATGAAGTGGTACAATTGATAGGTTTGATCTTATTTGGTCATTCAAGTATGGACAGAATGTTGGGCTATGGACTTAAATATCCGGATAGTTTTCAGAACACACATTTGGGTATGATTGGAAAGAAGAGTAAATAA
- a CDS encoding DNA gyrase/topoisomerase IV subunit A — MAKSKDNSFLQQQGDTGVTGQYKTWFLDYASYVILERAVPAVEDGLKPVQRRILYAMKEMDDGRFNKVANIIGQSMQYHPHGDASIGDALVNMGQKDLLIETQGNWGDVRTGDDAAAARYIEARLSRFALDVAFNAKTTEWAVSYDGRKNEPVTLPMKFPLLLAHGAEGIAVGLATKILPHNFCEILEAAIKYLRGKKFELVPDFQTAGMIDVTNYNEGKRGGKVRVRAHIEEVDKKTLAIRDVPYGVTTTQLMDSIVKANDQGKIKIKKVTDNTAAEVEVLIDLAPGISPDITIDALYAFTDCEVSISPNACVIVDKKPTFISVHELLRISAENTKELLKRELEIKLAELQEKWHYTSLEKIFFEEKIYKELEKRYATWEKVLDGITEAFKPFRKQLRRDITREDIVKLTEKPVRRIYKLDIEELDAQIKGLDKEIKQVKHDLNNLIDFAVAYYENLLQKYGKGRERKTEIKLFEAIQAKQVAIANTKLYVNRADGFIGSGLKKDEFVVDCSSLDDIIAFTRSGKMKVVKVSDKAFIGKDIIHVAVFQKNDERTTYNMMYVDGKTGITYAKRFNVTGITRDKEYDLANKGAEKTKVHYFSANPNGEAEVVKVILDPNSPARKKEFDFYFEELEIKARQSLGNQVTKFRVKNVKFKEAGKSTLGGKKLWFDDQFGRLSTEAKGQYLGSFQPDDKIFVVYKDGNYEITDQELTQKFDIEKVIQIEKFNPEKTVTAIYLDNDKQQFNVKRFNIETTTLRNKFMLIKEGEGNYLEAVTTHPEPIVQIKTGRGAQVRTQKIKIADMVEVMGWKAVGTKLADFSKSTEFEWTMKEQKEDPEQPELF; from the coding sequence ATGGCAAAAAGTAAAGACAATAGTTTTTTACAACAACAGGGCGATACAGGGGTAACCGGTCAGTATAAAACCTGGTTCCTTGACTATGCCTCGTATGTGATCCTTGAAAGAGCCGTGCCGGCTGTGGAAGACGGGTTAAAGCCTGTACAGCGCCGTATCCTGTATGCGATGAAAGAAATGGATGATGGCCGTTTTAATAAAGTGGCCAACATCATTGGGCAAAGTATGCAATACCACCCCCATGGCGACGCCAGTATTGGTGATGCACTGGTGAACATGGGTCAAAAAGACCTGTTGATAGAAACCCAGGGTAACTGGGGCGATGTGCGTACGGGTGATGATGCTGCCGCTGCCCGTTATATTGAAGCAAGACTGAGCCGTTTTGCACTGGATGTTGCCTTTAATGCCAAAACCACCGAGTGGGCCGTAAGTTATGATGGTCGTAAAAATGAACCCGTAACGCTGCCCATGAAATTCCCGTTACTGCTGGCGCATGGCGCCGAAGGTATTGCGGTTGGTTTGGCCACTAAAATATTACCCCATAATTTTTGTGAGATCTTAGAAGCGGCCATCAAATACCTGCGTGGCAAGAAATTTGAGCTGGTGCCCGATTTTCAAACTGCCGGGATGATTGACGTTACCAACTACAACGAAGGTAAACGCGGCGGTAAAGTACGGGTACGCGCCCATATTGAAGAAGTGGATAAGAAAACACTCGCTATCCGCGACGTTCCGTATGGTGTTACCACCACCCAGTTGATGGATTCTATTGTGAAAGCCAATGACCAGGGTAAGATCAAGATCAAAAAAGTAACGGATAATACCGCTGCTGAAGTAGAAGTGCTGATCGATCTGGCGCCGGGCATTTCACCCGATATCACCATCGATGCCCTGTATGCCTTCACCGATTGTGAAGTAAGCATTTCACCAAACGCCTGTGTGATCGTTGATAAAAAACCAACTTTCATCAGCGTTCACGAACTGCTGCGCATATCGGCCGAGAACACCAAAGAATTACTGAAACGCGAGCTGGAAATAAAGCTGGCCGAGTTGCAGGAGAAATGGCATTACACCTCGCTCGAAAAGATCTTCTTTGAAGAAAAGATCTATAAAGAGCTGGAGAAGCGCTATGCTACCTGGGAAAAGGTGCTGGATGGCATTACCGAAGCCTTCAAACCTTTCCGCAAACAGCTTCGCCGCGATATTACCCGCGAAGACATTGTAAAGCTGACAGAGAAACCGGTTCGCCGTATCTATAAACTGGATATTGAAGAACTGGATGCACAGATAAAGGGACTGGATAAAGAGATCAAACAGGTTAAGCACGATTTGAATAACCTGATTGACTTTGCCGTTGCGTATTACGAAAACCTGCTGCAGAAATATGGCAAGGGTCGTGAGCGCAAAACCGAGATCAAACTGTTTGAAGCCATTCAGGCAAAACAGGTGGCCATTGCTAACACCAAGTTGTACGTGAACCGTGCCGATGGTTTTATTGGCAGCGGTTTGAAGAAGGATGAATTTGTAGTGGATTGTTCTTCGCTCGATGATATCATCGCTTTTACCCGTTCAGGTAAAATGAAAGTTGTAAAGGTGAGCGACAAAGCCTTTATTGGCAAGGACATTATACACGTGGCCGTTTTCCAGAAGAACGACGAGCGTACCACTTACAACATGATGTATGTTGATGGTAAAACTGGCATCACCTACGCCAAGCGTTTTAATGTAACCGGTATTACACGCGATAAAGAATACGATCTCGCTAATAAAGGGGCTGAGAAAACAAAAGTACATTACTTCAGCGCCAACCCAAATGGCGAAGCGGAAGTAGTAAAAGTTATACTGGACCCCAACAGTCCGGCGCGTAAAAAAGAGTTTGATTTCTATTTTGAAGAACTGGAGATCAAGGCCCGCCAGAGTTTGGGTAACCAGGTAACCAAGTTCAGAGTTAAAAATGTTAAGTTCAAAGAAGCAGGTAAATCAACCCTGGGCGGTAAAAAGCTGTGGTTCGACGATCAGTTCGGCCGCTTAAGTACAGAAGCTAAAGGGCAATACCTCGGCAGCTTCCAGCCTGATGACAAGATCTTCGTTGTTTACAAAGACGGTAACTACGAGATCACCGATCAGGAGCTGACGCAGAAGTTCGATATTGAAAAAGTGATCCAGATAGAGAAATTCAACCCCGAGAAAACGGTAACGGCTATTTACCTGGATAACGACAAACAGCAGTTCAACGTAAAACGTTTCAATATTGAAACCACTACTTTACGTAACAAGTTCATGCTGATTAAAGAAGGCGAGGGCAATTACCTGGAAGCGGTGACCACGCATCCTGAACCAATTGTGCAAATAAAAACGGGCCGTGGCGCACAGGTGCGCACCCAGAAGATCAAGATTGCCGATATGGTAGAGGTAATGGGCTGGAAAGCGGTTGGTACCAAACTGGCCGACTTCAGCAAGAGCACTGAGTTTGAATGGACGATGAAGGAGCAAAAAGAAGATCCGGAACAACCGGAACTGTTCTAA
- the smpB gene encoding SsrA-binding protein SmpB produces MADIRNRSAYHDYFIEDKYDAGMVLVGSEVKSLRAGRASFNDSYCFFHRGELWVKSFHIAQYSHSSLYIHDPVRERKLLLNRKELRKLEAKMKERGYSIIPLRIFFNERGFVKMEIGLAKGKKNYDKRETIKQRDNDRELKRYIK; encoded by the coding sequence ATGGCAGATATCAGGAACCGCTCGGCTTACCACGATTATTTCATCGAAGATAAATACGATGCGGGTATGGTATTGGTGGGATCGGAAGTGAAATCGCTGCGCGCCGGACGCGCCAGCTTCAACGACAGCTACTGTTTTTTTCACAGGGGCGAATTGTGGGTCAAAAGCTTTCACATTGCCCAGTACTCTCACAGCTCACTCTACATCCATGACCCGGTTCGGGAACGCAAATTGCTGTTAAACAGAAAGGAGTTGCGGAAACTGGAGGCCAAGATGAAAGAAAGAGGTTACTCCATCATTCCATTACGGATTTTCTTTAACGAGCGGGGATTTGTGAAAATGGAAATTGGCCTGGCTAAGGGTAAAAAGAATTACGATAAGCGGGAGACTATCAAGCAGCGGGATAATGATCGGGAGCTTAAACGGTATATTAAGTAA
- the accD gene encoding acetyl-CoA carboxylase, carboxyltransferase subunit beta, translated as MKQEEDFEANLAGEDGAGEETKRSWFKRIKKGITTSTAEKKETPEGLWSKCPECGYICTMTELRENLFVCPKCTHHHRIGSAEYFEILFDDNKYEVLFENIRSKDFLHFTDLKSYGKRLDEIWAKTDITDSIRIGKGNLKGIPFMVGCMDFEFIGGSLGSVMGERIARAIDVCLEEKIPMMIICKSGGARMMESAFSLMQLAKVSGKLSQLTDAKIPYISLQTDPSFGGISASFGMLGDLNIAEPGALIGFAGPRVIKETIKKDLPEGFQRSEFLLEHGFLDFIVPRKELKEKLATVLSLFKN; from the coding sequence ATGAAACAGGAAGAGGATTTTGAAGCCAACTTAGCAGGCGAAGACGGTGCCGGTGAAGAGACCAAAAGAAGCTGGTTCAAACGCATTAAGAAAGGTATCACAACCAGTACCGCTGAAAAGAAGGAAACACCGGAAGGTTTATGGAGCAAATGCCCCGAGTGCGGCTACATCTGCACCATGACCGAACTGCGGGAAAACCTATTTGTTTGTCCTAAGTGTACGCACCACCACCGCATCGGCAGCGCCGAATACTTTGAAATTTTATTTGACGATAATAAATACGAGGTGCTCTTTGAGAACATCCGTTCCAAAGACTTCCTTCACTTCACCGATCTGAAGTCGTACGGAAAGCGCCTTGACGAGATCTGGGCCAAAACCGATATTACCGACTCCATCCGGATTGGAAAAGGGAACCTGAAAGGAATTCCTTTTATGGTAGGCTGTATGGATTTTGAATTCATCGGCGGCTCCCTGGGTAGTGTAATGGGTGAACGCATAGCCCGCGCTATCGACGTGTGCCTGGAAGAAAAAATACCCATGATGATCATTTGTAAATCAGGCGGCGCCCGCATGATGGAAAGCGCCTTCTCGCTGATGCAGCTGGCGAAGGTGTCGGGTAAATTATCGCAGTTAACAGATGCAAAAATTCCATATATCTCCTTACAAACCGACCCATCGTTTGGTGGTATTTCGGCTTCGTTCGGGATGCTCGGCGATCTGAATATTGCCGAACCAGGCGCCCTGATCGGTTTTGCCGGTCCGCGCGTTATTAAGGAAACAATTAAAAAGGACCTGCCCGAAGGCTTCCAGCGAAGCGAATTCTTACTGGAACACGGGTTCCTCGATTTCATTGTTCCCCGGAAGGAATTGAAGGAAAAGTTAGCTACGGTATTATCCTTATTTAAGAATTAA
- a CDS encoding succinate dehydrogenase cytochrome b subunit has protein sequence MKWSEFFTSSVGKKFVMAFTGLFLISFLIVHAGINACIWADLVDPNDNGEMFNKAAHFMGASYVIRIMEIGLFIGILAHIVQGYMLEVQNRARRKKGYQVAMGSKGSAWYRKSMGLLGTLILLFLIIHLNNFWVPSRITYETTLGEVTYNNGAPMHDLYTRMLLVFSNGWEVVLYIAACFSLAWHLLHGFQSSFRTIGVHNKKYVAMAKGAGVVFSIFISLLFALMPISIYFGWVNNN, from the coding sequence ATGAAATGGTCTGAGTTCTTCACGTCTTCGGTAGGTAAAAAGTTTGTTATGGCCTTTACCGGGTTGTTCCTGATCTCGTTTTTGATCGTACACGCAGGGATCAATGCCTGTATCTGGGCTGATCTGGTTGATCCAAATGACAACGGTGAAATGTTTAACAAAGCGGCCCATTTTATGGGAGCGTCTTATGTGATCCGCATTATGGAAATCGGTCTCTTCATTGGCATCCTCGCTCACATTGTACAGGGTTATATGCTCGAAGTACAGAACAGGGCCCGCCGCAAAAAAGGTTACCAGGTAGCTATGGGCAGCAAAGGCAGCGCCTGGTACAGAAAGTCAATGGGCTTACTGGGTACGCTCATTCTGCTTTTCCTCATCATCCATCTTAACAACTTCTGGGTTCCTTCCCGCATTACTTATGAAACAACACTGGGTGAAGTAACGTATAACAACGGTGCTCCCATGCACGACTTATACACCCGCATGTTACTGGTGTTCTCAAATGGCTGGGAAGTGGTATTATATATCGCCGCCTGTTTTTCTCTGGCCTGGCACTTGCTGCATGGTTTCCAGAGTTCGTTCAGAACTATTGGCGTGCACAACAAGAAATATGTGGCCATGGCTAAAGGCGCAGGCGTTGTTTTTTCAATCTTCATTTCTTTACTGTTTGCATTGATGCCCATCAGTATCTATTTTGGTTGGGTGAACAATAATTAA
- a CDS encoding fumarate reductase/succinate dehydrogenase flavoprotein subunit: MLNSKIPAGQLDQKWTDYKGHCKLVNPANKRKLEVIIVGTGLAGASAAASLGELGYKVKAFCFQDSPRRAHSIAAQGGINAAKNYQNDGDSVFRLFYDTIKGGDYRAREANVHRLAEVSANIIDQCVAQGVPLAREYGGLLSNRSFGGTQVQRTFYAAGQTGQQLLIGAYQALERQVALGNVTMYTRHEMLDIVMIKDKDKEGKEVGEPKCRGIVVRNLITGELERHFGHAVLLCSGGYGNVFYLSTNAMGSNVTAAWKAHRKGAYFGNPCYTQIHPTCIPVTGDHQSKLTLMSESLRNDGRIWVPKKQNDTRKASDIPEEERDYYLERRYPAFGNLVPRDVASRAAKERCDAGYGVGSSKQAVYLDYANAIERYGRIECGKLGETNPSKELIRKHGLEVVKEKYGNLFDMYEKITGENPYEVPMRIYPAVHYTMGGLWVDYELMTTIPGLYCLGEANFSDHGANRLGASALMQGLADGYFVIPYTIGNYLADEIATKPISLDHPAFVQTEKDVRDRIEKLMSIKGSQSVESLHKRLGKIMWDKCGMARNAQGLQEAIKEIQQLKKEFWSDVRIPGGVNEMNPELDKANRVADFIELGELMCKDALNRAESCGGHFREESQTDEGEALRDDSKYQYVSAWEFKGESDWQLHKDELIFEVAKPTQRSYK; the protein is encoded by the coding sequence ATGCTTAATTCAAAAATTCCCGCCGGGCAGTTGGATCAGAAGTGGACAGATTATAAGGGACATTGCAAACTGGTAAACCCCGCTAACAAACGCAAGCTGGAAGTGATCATCGTGGGAACCGGGCTGGCCGGTGCTTCTGCTGCCGCATCATTGGGCGAACTGGGATATAAAGTAAAAGCATTTTGTTTTCAGGATTCACCCCGCCGTGCGCACTCTATTGCCGCACAGGGTGGTATCAATGCTGCAAAGAACTATCAAAACGACGGTGACTCTGTTTTCCGTTTGTTCTACGATACTATTAAAGGAGGTGACTACCGCGCGCGTGAAGCCAACGTACACCGCCTGGCTGAAGTGAGCGCTAACATTATTGACCAGTGCGTGGCGCAGGGTGTTCCCTTAGCCCGCGAATATGGTGGCCTGCTTAGTAACCGTTCATTTGGTGGTACGCAGGTACAACGTACCTTCTACGCTGCAGGTCAAACCGGTCAGCAATTGCTGATTGGCGCTTACCAGGCCCTCGAACGCCAGGTAGCCCTGGGTAACGTTACCATGTATACCCGCCACGAGATGCTGGATATTGTGATGATAAAGGACAAAGACAAAGAAGGTAAGGAAGTGGGTGAACCTAAATGCCGTGGTATTGTGGTGCGTAACCTCATTACCGGTGAGCTGGAACGCCACTTTGGACATGCCGTATTGTTATGTTCCGGTGGTTATGGCAACGTGTTCTACTTAAGTACGAACGCTATGGGCAGCAACGTAACCGCTGCCTGGAAAGCACATCGCAAAGGCGCTTATTTTGGTAATCCCTGCTATACGCAGATTCACCCAACCTGTATTCCTGTTACCGGCGATCACCAGTCGAAACTGACGCTGATGTCGGAATCACTGCGTAACGACGGCCGCATCTGGGTGCCGAAAAAACAGAACGATACCCGTAAAGCAAGCGACATTCCCGAAGAAGAAAGAGATTATTACCTCGAAAGAAGATATCCCGCCTTTGGTAACCTGGTACCACGCGACGTGGCCAGCCGCGCTGCCAAAGAGCGTTGCGATGCCGGTTATGGCGTAGGTTCCTCCAAACAGGCCGTTTACCTCGATTACGCCAACGCCATCGAACGTTATGGCCGTATAGAGTGTGGTAAGCTGGGAGAAACCAATCCTTCAAAAGAACTGATCCGCAAGCACGGTCTTGAAGTGGTAAAAGAGAAATACGGTAACCTGTTCGATATGTATGAAAAGATTACCGGTGAAAACCCATACGAAGTGCCCATGCGCATTTACCCTGCGGTGCACTACACCATGGGTGGGTTGTGGGTTGACTATGAACTGATGACTACTATCCCCGGTTTATATTGCCTGGGTGAGGCCAACTTCAGCGACCACGGTGCTAACCGTTTAGGCGCGTCTGCTCTGATGCAGGGTTTGGCCGATGGTTACTTTGTAATTCCTTACACCATTGGTAACTACCTGGCCGATGAAATTGCTACCAAGCCTATTTCATTAGATCATCCGGCATTCGTACAAACAGAAAAGGATGTACGCGACCGTATAGAAAAACTGATGAGCATCAAAGGCTCACAATCCGTAGAAAGCTTACACAAACGCCTTGGTAAGATCATGTGGGATAAATGTGGTATGGCCCGTAACGCGCAAGGGTTGCAGGAAGCGATCAAAGAAATTCAACAGCTGAAAAAAGAATTCTGGAGCGATGTGCGCATCCCCGGTGGTGTCAATGAAATGAACCCCGAGCTGGATAAAGCCAACCGCGTAGCAGACTTTATAGAGCTGGGTGAGTTGATGTGCAAAGACGCGCTCAACCGTGCTGAAAGCTGTGGCGGACACTTCCGTGAAGAATCGCAAACAGACGAAGGCGAAGCTTTACGCGACGACAGCAAATACCAGTACGTATCTGCCTGGGAGTTCAAAGGCGAAAGCGACTGGCAATTACACAAAGATGAGCTGATCTTTGAAGTAGCAAAACCAACTCAGCGCAGTTACAAATAA
- a CDS encoding succinate dehydrogenase/fumarate reductase iron-sulfur subunit, whose protein sequence is MEHYTMNLTLKVWRQKNSQEQGRFETYQVSDISSEMSFLEMIDVLNERLIKEGKDPIAFDHDCREGICGACSMYINGRPHGPWHANTTCQLHMRAYKDGQTIVVEPWRANSFPVIKDLVVDRSAFDRIVQAGGYISVNTGNAVDANAMLIEKDKADAAFAAAACIGCGACVAACKNSSAMLFLSAKVSHLALLPQGEPERKSRVLNMVHQMDKEGFGSCTFTEACEAVCPKEISVTNISRLNKEYMIAGLTEEK, encoded by the coding sequence ATGGAGCACTATACAATGAACCTTACGCTGAAAGTGTGGAGACAAAAGAATAGCCAGGAGCAAGGTAGATTTGAGACTTACCAGGTAAGTGATATTTCCTCTGAAATGTCTTTTTTGGAAATGATAGATGTGCTGAATGAGCGACTGATAAAAGAAGGAAAAGACCCAATTGCATTTGACCACGATTGCCGCGAAGGCATTTGCGGTGCATGCTCTATGTATATCAACGGCCGCCCTCACGGGCCCTGGCATGCCAACACCACCTGCCAGTTGCACATGCGTGCCTATAAGGATGGCCAAACCATCGTAGTAGAGCCCTGGCGCGCCAACAGCTTCCCGGTTATAAAAGACCTGGTGGTTGACCGCAGCGCTTTCGACCGCATTGTTCAGGCTGGTGGCTATATTTCCGTAAATACCGGAAATGCCGTTGACGCCAACGCCATGCTGATTGAGAAAGATAAAGCTGATGCTGCCTTCGCTGCTGCCGCCTGTATTGGTTGCGGCGCCTGCGTAGCGGCCTGTAAAAACAGCTCAGCCATGTTGTTCCTTTCGGCCAAGGTATCGCACCTGGCATTGCTGCCACAGGGTGAACCCGAGCGCAAATCACGCGTGCTGAACATGGTTCATCAAATGGATAAGGAAGGATTTGGTTCCTGCACCTTTACCGAGGCCTGTGAAGCAGTTTGTCCGAAAGAGATCTCTGTAACAAACATCTCCCGCCTGAATAAAGAATATATGATCGCCGGGCTGACCGAAGAGAAATAG
- a CDS encoding ABC-F family ATP-binding cassette domain-containing protein yields the protein MITVNNVTLSFGKRVLFDEVNLSFSKGNCYGVIGANGAGKSTFLKILSGEIEPNKGTVDITPGERMAVLKQNHFEFDDVTVLNTVMMGHKKLWDVMHERDAIYAKADFTEEDGIKAGELEAEFGEMGGYTAESDAASMLSELGVKDEMHQLLMKDISGAMKVRVLLVQALFGNPDILILDEPTNNLDVMTISWLENFLADYQNIVIVVSHDRHFLDSVCTHVADVDRQKIKIYTGNYTFWYESSQLAARQVGDKNKKMEEKRKDLMEFIARFSANASKSKQATSRKKALEKLVIEDITPSNRKYPGIIFKQQREVGNQILNIEKLSKSIEGKPLFKDISFTLNKGDKVAIVADDHMAITAFFEIINGEVAADSGKYEWGGTVTKAYLPNDNSKYFAEQGNLNLMDWLRQYVPPHVTDVDEPFLRGFLGKMLFTGDEIMKKTGVLSGGEKVRCMVSRMMLQDPNVVILDEPTNHLDLESIQSFNESMTNFTGIVLLSSHDHTFMQTVANRIIELTPNGAIDKLMSFDEYLERKQANKLQLA from the coding sequence ATGATTACAGTGAATAATGTGACCCTATCGTTTGGAAAACGGGTATTATTCGATGAGGTAAATCTTTCTTTTAGTAAGGGCAATTGCTACGGTGTAATTGGGGCCAATGGCGCCGGAAAGTCTACTTTCCTTAAAATTTTATCGGGTGAAATTGAACCTAACAAAGGGACCGTTGATATAACACCCGGCGAACGGATGGCTGTGTTGAAACAGAACCACTTTGAATTTGATGATGTTACTGTTTTGAACACGGTAATGATGGGGCATAAGAAGTTGTGGGACGTAATGCATGAGCGGGATGCCATTTATGCAAAGGCCGATTTTACCGAAGAAGACGGCATAAAAGCCGGTGAGCTGGAAGCTGAGTTTGGCGAAATGGGTGGCTATACCGCCGAAAGCGACGCCGCCAGTATGTTGAGCGAACTGGGGGTGAAAGACGAAATGCACCAGTTGCTGATGAAAGACATCAGCGGCGCCATGAAGGTGCGGGTATTGCTGGTACAGGCATTGTTTGGTAACCCCGACATCCTGATCCTGGATGAGCCGACGAACAACCTCGACGTGATGACCATCTCCTGGCTCGAGAACTTCCTGGCCGATTATCAGAACATCGTAATTGTGGTATCCCACGACCGTCACTTCCTGGACTCTGTGTGTACCCACGTGGCCGATGTTGACCGCCAGAAGATCAAAATATATACCGGTAACTATACCTTCTGGTACGAAAGTAGCCAGCTGGCTGCCCGTCAGGTAGGCGATAAGAACAAGAAGATGGAAGAAAAGCGGAAAGACCTTATGGAGTTCATCGCCCGCTTTAGCGCCAACGCCTCCAAATCGAAACAGGCTACCTCCCGTAAAAAGGCCCTGGAGAAACTGGTTATCGAAGACATCACTCCTTCAAACAGGAAATACCCTGGTATCATCTTCAAACAACAACGTGAAGTTGGTAACCAGATATTGAATATAGAAAAGCTGTCGAAATCCATTGAAGGCAAACCGCTTTTCAAAGACATCAGCTTTACCCTGAACAAGGGCGATAAAGTGGCTATTGTTGCCGATGACCATATGGCTATCACGGCCTTCTTTGAGATCATCAATGGCGAAGTGGCTGCCGACAGCGGTAAATATGAGTGGGGTGGAACCGTAACAAAAGCTTACTTGCCCAACGATAACTCTAAATATTTTGCTGAACAGGGTAATCTGAACCTGATGGACTGGCTGCGTCAGTATGTGCCACCGCATGTAACCGATGTGGATGAGCCGTTCCTGCGTGGCTTCCTTGGTAAAATGCTGTTCACCGGCGATGAGATCATGAAGAAAACAGGTGTACTGAGTGGAGGTGAAAAAGTACGATGTATGGTTAGCCGGATGATGTTGCAGGACCCCAACGTGGTGATCCTTGATGAGCCTACCAACCACCTTGACCTGGAATCGATCCAGTCGTTCAACGAAAGCATGACCAACTTTACCGGTATCGTTCTGCTGTCGTCGCATGACCATACCTTTATGCAAACCGTTGCCAACCGCATTATTGAGTTAACGCCCAACGGAGCCATCGACAAACTGATGAGCTTTGATGAATACCTGGAAAGAAAACAGGCTAATAAATTGCAATTGGCCTAA